Proteins found in one Lutimonas zeaxanthinifaciens genomic segment:
- the rplO gene encoding 50S ribosomal protein L15, which produces MELNNLKPAKGSVKSGKRIGRGEGSGKGGTATRGHKGQKSRSGYSRKIGFEGGQMPLQRRVPKFGFKNINRKEYQGVNLDTLQKLVDDGKIKDTVSLEVLMENGLVGKNDLVKILGRGELKAKLNISVHKFTASAKAAIEKAGGEAVTI; this is translated from the coding sequence ATGGAATTAAATAACTTAAAACCTGCAAAGGGATCCGTAAAATCGGGTAAACGAATTGGTAGAGGTGAAGGATCTGGAAAAGGTGGTACCGCTACAAGAGGTCATAAAGGACAAAAATCTCGTTCTGGTTATTCGAGAAAGATCGGATTTGAAGGTGGTCAGATGCCTCTTCAAAGACGTGTTCCTAAATTTGGTTTCAAAAACATCAACCGCAAAGAATATCAGGGTGTAAATCTTGATACCTTGCAGAAACTGGTTGATGATGGAAAAATCAAAGATACTGTATCATTGGAAGTTTTAATGGAAAATGGTTTAGTTGGGAAGAATGACTTGGTAAAGATTTTAGGAAGAGGAGAGTTAAAAGCGAAATTGAATATCTCAGTACATAAATTTACTGCTTCTGCTAAGGCGGCTATTGAAAAAGCGGGAGGTGAAGCTGTAACTATTTAA
- the infA gene encoding translation initiation factor IF-1, with translation MAKQAAIEQDGRIIEALSNAMFRVELENGHIVTAHISGKMRMHYIKLLPGDKVKLEMSPYDLTKARITYRY, from the coding sequence ATGGCAAAGCAAGCAGCAATAGAACAAGACGGAAGAATCATTGAAGCATTATCAAACGCAATGTTTCGAGTAGAATTGGAAAACGGTCACATTGTAACCGCACATATTTCCGGAAAAATGCGTATGCATTACATCAAATTGCTACCAGGAGATAAGGTAAAATTAGAAATGAGCCCTTATGATTTAACTAAGGCGAGAATTACTTATAGATATTAA
- the rpmD gene encoding 50S ribosomal protein L30: MKRIRVKQVRSQIRRPKNQKLTLEALGLRKMNQTVEHDATPTILGMVKTVNHLVSVEEIK, from the coding sequence ATGAAAAGAATTAGAGTAAAACAAGTACGCAGTCAGATCAGACGTCCTAAAAATCAAAAATTGACACTTGAGGCACTAGGTTTGAGAAAAATGAATCAAACGGTTGAGCATGATGCTACACCAACGATTCTCGGAATGGTAAAAACAGTTAATCATTTAGTTTCTGTTGAAGAAATCAAATAA
- the carA gene encoding glutamine-hydrolyzing carbamoyl-phosphate synthase small subunit, producing MKYETRKKAILILKDGTMFEGKSVGIDGTAVGEICFNTGTTGYQEIFTDPSYFGQLMVTTNAHIGNYGINEQEEESEGIKIAGLVCRNFSFDYSRVNAQESLLDYFKRQNFVAISDIDTRALVRYIRDKGAMNAIISTETDLDALQKQLDAIPSMEGLELASKVSTKEPYTVGDENAKYRIAALDIGIKKNILRNLTQRDCFVKVFPFDASFEDLSSFNPDGYFLSNGPGDPTPLKNAQKVAKDIIDRDLPLFGICLGHQVIALAHGVPTYKMFNGHRGINHPVKNLLTGKGEITSQNHGFVVDKKAVEDHDILEITHEHLNDQTLAGMRVKDKNCFSVQYHPEASPGPHDSAYLFDQFIEMIKASK from the coding sequence ATGAAATACGAAACAAGAAAAAAGGCCATTCTGATCTTGAAAGACGGAACCATGTTTGAAGGTAAATCGGTTGGAATAGATGGCACAGCAGTGGGTGAGATTTGTTTTAACACCGGAACTACCGGATATCAGGAAATCTTTACAGATCCTTCCTATTTTGGACAGTTGATGGTAACAACCAATGCTCATATTGGGAATTATGGAATTAACGAGCAGGAAGAAGAATCAGAAGGAATCAAGATTGCCGGACTGGTCTGCAGAAACTTTAGTTTTGATTATTCCCGTGTAAATGCTCAGGAGTCACTTCTTGATTATTTTAAGAGACAGAATTTTGTTGCCATTTCAGATATTGATACCAGGGCCCTTGTCCGTTACATTAGGGATAAAGGAGCTATGAATGCCATTATTTCGACAGAAACTGATCTGGATGCCCTTCAAAAGCAACTGGATGCAATTCCTTCAATGGAGGGCCTGGAACTGGCTTCTAAAGTATCCACCAAAGAACCGTATACGGTAGGTGATGAAAATGCCAAGTACAGAATTGCCGCTCTTGATATAGGTATTAAAAAGAATATTTTAAGGAACCTGACACAAAGAGATTGTTTTGTTAAGGTGTTTCCATTTGACGCTTCGTTTGAAGATCTTAGCTCTTTTAATCCGGATGGATATTTTCTTTCTAACGGACCTGGAGACCCGACACCTTTAAAGAACGCTCAAAAAGTGGCAAAAGACATTATAGACCGTGATCTTCCATTATTTGGAATCTGTTTGGGACATCAGGTCATTGCACTGGCCCATGGAGTTCCTACCTATAAAATGTTCAACGGACACCGAGGGATCAATCACCCTGTGAAAAACCTTTTGACCGGTAAAGGAGAGATCACTTCTCAAAACCATGGATTTGTTGTAGATAAAAAAGCTGTTGAAGATCATGACATTTTAGAAATCACTCATGAGCATTTAAATGATCAGACCCTGGCTGGAATGCGTGTTAAAGACAAGAATTGTTTCTCTGTTCAATATCATCCTGAAGCCAGCCCAGGACCTCATGATTCAGCCTATTTATTTGATCAGTTTATTGAAATGATCAAGGCGTCAAAGTGA
- the eno gene encoding phosphopyruvate hydratase, translating into MSIILDIHARQIFDSRGNPTVEVDVITENGVLGRAAVPSGASTGEHEAVELRDGGDDYMGKGVLKAVENVNELIAKEVIGYSVFEQNTIDQIMIELDGTPNKAKLGANAILGVSLATAKAAANELNQPLYRYVGGVSANTLPVPMMNIVNGGSHSDAPIAFQEFMVMPVKAKNFTEAIKMGSEIFHNLKKLLHDRGLNTAVGDEGGFAPTFDGTEDALDTIIKAIEKAGYKPGDEVMLALDCAAAEFYKDGKYDYTIFEGDKGVVRSSEEQADYIAELAGKYPIISIEDGMDENDWEGWKYLTEKIGDTVQLVGDDLFVTNVERLSKGIDNGIANSILIKVNQIGTLTETIAAVNMAHNAGYTSVMSHRSGETEDNTIADLAVALNTGQIKTGSASRSDRMAKYNQLLRIEEELHSVAYYPQLNAFKVR; encoded by the coding sequence ATGAGCATTATATTAGACATTCATGCAAGACAAATATTTGACTCCAGAGGTAATCCTACTGTAGAGGTTGATGTGATCACTGAAAATGGTGTATTGGGTAGAGCTGCTGTTCCTTCAGGGGCGTCCACGGGGGAACACGAAGCAGTAGAGTTAAGAGACGGTGGCGATGATTATATGGGTAAAGGAGTTTTAAAGGCCGTTGAAAATGTAAATGAGCTTATCGCCAAGGAGGTGATCGGATATTCTGTTTTCGAGCAAAACACAATTGATCAGATCATGATCGAGCTGGATGGAACACCTAACAAAGCGAAATTGGGTGCCAATGCCATTTTAGGGGTTTCTCTTGCAACAGCAAAAGCTGCAGCAAATGAACTGAATCAACCATTGTACAGATACGTAGGTGGGGTAAGTGCAAACACATTGCCTGTGCCGATGATGAATATCGTAAACGGTGGATCGCACTCTGACGCTCCAATCGCCTTTCAGGAATTTATGGTGATGCCGGTAAAAGCTAAAAACTTTACTGAAGCTATAAAAATGGGTAGTGAGATCTTCCATAATCTTAAAAAATTATTACATGACCGTGGCTTAAATACAGCTGTAGGTGATGAAGGTGGATTTGCACCAACTTTTGACGGAACTGAGGATGCACTTGATACGATCATCAAGGCTATCGAGAAAGCGGGATATAAGCCAGGTGATGAGGTGATGCTGGCTCTTGACTGTGCAGCTGCCGAATTCTACAAAGACGGGAAGTATGACTATACCATTTTTGAAGGAGATAAAGGTGTTGTACGATCTAGTGAAGAACAAGCGGATTATATTGCAGAATTAGCCGGAAAATACCCGATTATTTCTATTGAAGACGGAATGGATGAAAATGACTGGGAAGGATGGAAGTACTTAACTGAAAAAATCGGTGATACGGTACAGCTGGTTGGAGATGACTTGTTTGTTACTAACGTTGAAAGATTGTCAAAAGGTATCGATAACGGTATTGCCAATTCTATTTTGATCAAAGTAAATCAGATTGGTACGTTAACTGAGACGATTGCAGCAGTTAACATGGCACACAATGCAGGATATACTTCAGTAATGTCTCATAGATCAGGTGAAACAGAAGATAATACAATTGCGGATTTGGCGGTTGCTTTGAACACAGGACAGATCAAAACGGGTTCTGCTTCAAGAAGTGATCGTATGGCGAAATACAATCAGTTATTAAGAATTGAGGAGGAATTGCACAGTGTTGCATATTACCCTCAACTCAATGCTTTTAAAGTAAGATAA
- the rplQ gene encoding 50S ribosomal protein L17, whose amino-acid sequence MRHGKKFNHLSRKKAHRKAMLANMACSLIEHKRINTTVAKAKALRQYVEPLITKSKNDTTHNRRIVFSSLKDKYAVSELFRDVAVKVGDRPGGYVRIIKLGNRQGDNASMAMIELVDYNEIYNPKAKKKKATRRRGKKSSSAPAAEAPAAEAPAAETAVAEKVEEPKSKDAENKDEA is encoded by the coding sequence ATGAGACACGGAAAGAAATTTAATCATTTAAGTAGAAAAAAAGCGCATAGAAAAGCTATGTTAGCTAATATGGCTTGCTCTTTGATCGAGCACAAGCGTATAAATACGACTGTTGCCAAAGCAAAAGCTTTGCGTCAATATGTTGAGCCACTAATCACAAAATCTAAAAACGATACCACTCATAACAGAAGGATTGTTTTTAGCAGTTTGAAAGATAAATATGCTGTTTCTGAATTGTTCAGAGATGTAGCGGTTAAAGTTGGTGACCGACCAGGTGGATATGTAAGGATCATTAAATTAGGAAATCGTCAGGGAGATAATGCTTCAATGGCAATGATCGAACTGGTAGATTATAATGAAATTTACAATCCTAAGGCGAAGAAGAAAAAAGCAACAAGAAGAAGAGGAAAAAAATCTTCATCAGCTCCGGCCGCTGAAGCACCTGCCGCTGAGGCACCTGCTGCTGAAACAGCTGTTGCTGAAAAAGTTGAAGAACCTAAATCAAAAGATGCTGAGAACAAGGATGAAGCATAA
- the rplF gene encoding 50S ribosomal protein L6 yields MSRIGKNPITIPEGVTVEVKDNEVTVKGKLGELSQEIKEIDVKIEDGVITLERPSEANTHKSKHGLYRALINNMIVGVSQGWSKELELVGVGYRASNQGQKLDLALGFSHNIVLEIAPEVKVETVSEKGKNPLVKLTSHDKQLVGQVAAKIRSFRKPEPYKGKGVKYVGEQLRRKAGKTA; encoded by the coding sequence ATGTCAAGAATAGGAAAAAACCCAATAACAATTCCGGAAGGAGTTACTGTTGAAGTGAAGGACAACGAAGTTACAGTGAAAGGTAAACTTGGTGAATTGTCTCAGGAAATAAAAGAAATTGATGTAAAGATCGAGGATGGAGTAATAACCTTGGAAAGACCTTCTGAGGCAAATACACACAAATCAAAACACGGTCTTTACAGAGCGTTGATCAACAACATGATTGTTGGAGTATCTCAAGGCTGGTCGAAAGAACTTGAATTAGTGGGAGTTGGTTACAGAGCTTCCAATCAGGGACAAAAATTAGACCTTGCCCTTGGATTTTCTCACAATATCGTTTTGGAAATTGCTCCGGAAGTGAAAGTGGAAACAGTATCTGAAAAAGGTAAGAATCCATTGGTTAAATTAACTTCTCATGACAAACAGTTGGTTGGACAGGTTGCAGCGAAGATTCGTTCTTTCCGTAAGCCTGAACCATACAAAGGAAAAGGAGTTAAATATGTAGGTGAACAATTAAGAAGAAAAGCGGGTAAAACTGCATAA
- the ykgO gene encoding type B 50S ribosomal protein L36, whose product MKVRASVKKRSADCIIVRRKGRLYVINKKNPRFKQRQG is encoded by the coding sequence ATGAAAGTAAGAGCATCAGTAAAGAAAAGAAGTGCCGACTGCATAATAGTACGCAGAAAGGGCAGATTATATGTAATCAACAAAAAGAATCCTAGATTTAAACAAAGACAAGGATAA
- the rplR gene encoding 50S ribosomal protein L18 — translation MALTKLQRRNRIKNRIRKVVSGTAVKPRLSVFRSNKAISAQLIDDVAGKTLVSTTSLSMKDAKGTKIEIATAVGKDLAEKASKAGIESVAFDRNGYLYHGRVKALADGAREGGLKF, via the coding sequence ATGGCATTAACAAAACTTCAAAGAAGGAACCGTATTAAGAATAGAATCAGAAAAGTTGTTTCTGGAACTGCGGTAAAACCTAGATTATCAGTTTTCAGAAGCAATAAAGCAATATCTGCTCAATTAATTGATGACGTTGCAGGAAAAACTTTGGTATCTACCACTTCTCTTTCTATGAAAGATGCAAAAGGTACTAAAATAGAGATCGCTACCGCTGTAGGTAAGGATTTGGCTGAAAAAGCGAGCAAGGCAGGAATTGAATCTGTTGCCTTTGATAGAAATGGTTATTTATACCACGGTAGAGTAAAAGCCCTAGCAGATGGTGCTAGAGAAGGAGGTTTAAAATTTTAA
- a CDS encoding DNA-directed RNA polymerase subunit alpha produces MAILNFQKPDKVLMIESTDFNGRFEFKPLEPGYGLTVGNALRRVLLSSLDGYAITSLRIEGVEHEFSTIEGVVEDVTEIILNLKQMRFKQQIEDTDSETVVLSVSGKEELTAGDFQNFISGFQVLNPELVICRMEPKVKIDLEITIEKGRGFVLAEENKKVSAPLGTIFIDSIYTPIKNVKYAVENFRVEQKTDYEKLVFDIITDGSITPKDALTEAAKILIHHFMLFSDERITLEADEIAKTETYDEESLHMRQLLKTRLIDMDLSVRALNCLKAAEVDTLGDLVSFNKSDLMKFRNFGKKSLTELDELVNNKGLTFGMDLTKYKLDKE; encoded by the coding sequence ATGGCAATATTAAATTTTCAGAAACCGGATAAAGTATTGATGATTGAATCTACTGATTTTAACGGTAGGTTTGAGTTTAAACCTTTAGAGCCCGGTTACGGACTAACAGTTGGTAACGCCTTGAGAAGAGTGTTGTTATCTTCTTTAGACGGATATGCAATTACTTCATTGAGAATTGAAGGAGTTGAACATGAATTTTCTACGATCGAAGGGGTTGTTGAGGATGTAACTGAAATCATTCTTAACCTGAAGCAAATGCGCTTTAAACAACAGATTGAAGATACTGACAGTGAAACTGTGGTTTTGTCAGTCTCAGGTAAAGAAGAATTGACTGCAGGAGATTTTCAAAATTTCATTTCTGGTTTTCAGGTGTTGAATCCGGAATTGGTGATTTGTAGAATGGAACCTAAAGTGAAGATCGACCTTGAGATCACAATAGAAAAAGGAAGAGGATTTGTTTTGGCAGAGGAGAACAAAAAAGTTTCTGCTCCACTGGGAACGATTTTTATTGATTCGATCTACACGCCGATCAAAAATGTAAAATACGCGGTTGAAAACTTCCGTGTTGAGCAAAAAACTGATTATGAAAAATTGGTTTTCGATATCATCACTGACGGTTCAATTACGCCTAAAGATGCATTGACCGAAGCTGCAAAAATTCTGATCCATCACTTCATGTTGTTCTCTGATGAGAGAATTACGCTGGAGGCTGATGAAATTGCGAAAACTGAAACCTATGACGAGGAGTCTCTGCACATGAGACAGTTGTTAAAAACGCGTTTGATCGATATGGATCTTTCAGTGAGAGCTTTGAATTGTCTGAAAGCTGCTGAGGTGGATACTTTGGGAGACCTTGTTTCTTTCAACAAGAGTGATTTGATGAAGTTCAGAAACTTCGGAAAAAAATCACTTACAGAGTTGGATGAACTTGTAAACAACAAAGGATTGACCTTTGGAATGGATTTAACGAAATACAAATTAGATAAGGAGTAG
- the rpsK gene encoding 30S ribosomal protein S11, translating into MAKSSSKNVKKRKVIVDAVGEAHITASFNNIIISLTNKKGDVISWSSAGKQGFRGSKKNTPYAAQTAAEDCARVAHEAGLRKVKVYVKGPGNGRESAIRTLHNNGIEVTEIIDVTPIAHNGCRPPKRRRV; encoded by the coding sequence ATGGCAAAGTCAAGTTCAAAAAACGTAAAGAAACGTAAAGTTATCGTAGATGCTGTTGGTGAGGCGCATATCACTGCTTCTTTCAACAACATCATCATCTCTTTGACCAATAAAAAAGGAGATGTTATTTCTTGGTCAAGTGCAGGGAAGCAAGGATTTAGAGGTTCTAAAAAGAATACTCCATATGCTGCCCAAACTGCCGCTGAAGATTGTGCAAGAGTTGCTCATGAAGCTGGATTGAGAAAAGTAAAGGTCTATGTAAAAGGACCAGGTAACGGTAGAGAGTCTGCAATTAGAACCCTGCACAACAACGGGATCGAAGTTACTGAGATTATCGATGTAACACCAATTGCTCACAACGGGTGCAGACCTCCAAAAAGAAGAAGAGTTTAA
- the rpsM gene encoding 30S ribosomal protein S13, producing the protein MARIAGIDVPKNKRGVIALTYIFGIGRSKAKEILANAKVDESIKVQDWNDEQIANIRGEVGKLTIEGELRSEVQLNIKRLMDIGCYRGIRHRAGLPLRGQRTKNNSRTRKGKRKTVAGKKKATK; encoded by the coding sequence ATGGCAAGAATAGCAGGAATTGACGTCCCAAAGAATAAAAGAGGTGTAATCGCATTGACCTATATCTTTGGAATCGGAAGAAGTAAAGCTAAAGAGATTTTAGCAAACGCAAAAGTTGACGAGAGCATCAAGGTTCAGGACTGGAATGATGAGCAGATCGCCAACATTCGTGGTGAGGTGGGCAAATTGACCATCGAAGGTGAATTGAGATCTGAAGTTCAGTTAAACATCAAACGTTTAATGGACATCGGATGTTACAGAGGAATCAGACACAGAGCTGGACTTCCGTTAAGAGGGCAAAGAACAAAGAATAATTCTAGAACTCGTAAAGGAAAGAGAAAAACTGTAGCAGGTAAAAAGAAAGCAACTAAATAA
- the rpsE gene encoding 30S ribosomal protein S5 has product MYKKYNNVERVKPSGLELKDHLVGVQRVTKVTKGGRTFSFSAIVVVGNGDGVVGHGLGKSQDVASAIAKAIEDAKKNLVRIPIINQTLPHEQKGKYGGARVFLKPASHGTGVIAGGAVRAVLESVGVHDVLSKSQGSSNPHNVVKATFDALLNLRDAHTVARQRGISVEKVFNG; this is encoded by the coding sequence ATGTACAAAAAATATAACAACGTAGAAAGAGTAAAACCCAGTGGTCTTGAACTTAAAGATCATTTGGTAGGAGTACAAAGAGTTACCAAGGTGACCAAAGGGGGAAGAACATTTAGTTTTTCAGCCATTGTGGTTGTCGGAAACGGAGACGGTGTAGTGGGTCATGGATTAGGTAAATCTCAGGATGTTGCTTCAGCAATCGCTAAGGCGATAGAAGACGCTAAGAAGAATTTGGTAAGAATTCCGATCATCAATCAAACTTTACCACATGAACAGAAAGGTAAGTATGGTGGAGCAAGGGTATTTTTAAAGCCAGCTTCTCATGGTACCGGGGTAATTGCCGGTGGTGCTGTAAGGGCGGTATTGGAATCAGTAGGTGTACATGATGTACTTTCAAAATCTCAGGGCTCTTCTAACCCACACAACGTGGTAAAAGCAACTTTTGATGCTTTATTGAACCTAAGAGATGCGCATACTGTTGCGAGACAGAGAGGTATATCTGTAGAAAAAGTGTTTAACGGTTAA
- the secY gene encoding preprotein translocase subunit SecY, whose product MKKFISTVQDIWKIEELRNKIILTLGLMVVYRLAAQVPLPGIDPTQLSGLANKTADGLLGLLNAFTGGAFAKASVMALGIMPYISASIVVQLMGIAVPYLQKLQKEGESGRKKINQITRWLTIAILIIQAPTYLISLPSLGIPESAFLLGTGPLFYFSSILLLTTGTIFAMWLGERITDKGIGNGISLLIMIGIIAVFPSSFMQEATSRINQSNGGLIMILIEVVIWFVVIFASVLLVTAVRKIQVQYARRTVAGNIQDVAGARQYIPLKLNSSGVMPIIFAQALMFVPGLMANAENSVIKSIGVAFTDIFGLWYNVLFAVLIIIFSYFYTAITIPTNKMADDLKRGGGFVPGIRPGKDTAEYLDTILSRVTLPGSLFLAFLAILPAIITKAGVQPGWAIFYGGTSLLIMVGVAIDTLQQINAHLLNRHYDGLMKSGSKRKVAY is encoded by the coding sequence ATGAAAAAGTTTATAAGTACTGTCCAGGATATTTGGAAAATCGAAGAGCTAAGAAACAAAATCATTTTAACCTTAGGTTTAATGGTCGTTTACCGTTTGGCTGCCCAGGTACCTTTACCAGGTATTGACCCTACGCAGTTAAGTGGTTTGGCCAATAAGACGGCTGACGGGTTATTAGGATTGTTAAATGCCTTTACAGGTGGAGCTTTTGCAAAGGCTTCGGTAATGGCATTGGGTATCATGCCTTATATCTCTGCTTCGATTGTGGTTCAGCTAATGGGAATTGCGGTTCCTTATTTACAGAAACTACAGAAAGAAGGAGAAAGTGGAAGAAAGAAGATCAACCAGATCACGCGTTGGCTGACGATTGCGATCTTGATCATTCAGGCTCCTACTTATTTAATTAGTTTGCCAAGTTTAGGTATTCCTGAAAGTGCATTCTTATTAGGTACAGGCCCATTGTTCTATTTCTCTTCAATTCTTTTGTTAACCACCGGAACAATCTTTGCGATGTGGTTAGGTGAAAGAATCACGGATAAAGGAATTGGAAATGGTATTTCCTTATTGATTATGATTGGTATTATTGCGGTATTCCCTTCTTCATTCATGCAGGAGGCTACTTCAAGAATCAATCAGTCAAATGGTGGATTGATCATGATTCTGATCGAAGTTGTTATCTGGTTCGTTGTAATTTTTGCAAGTGTACTTTTGGTAACGGCAGTTCGTAAGATTCAGGTTCAATATGCAAGAAGAACAGTTGCGGGCAACATTCAGGATGTGGCAGGAGCAAGACAGTATATTCCATTGAAGTTAAATTCATCCGGAGTTATGCCTATTATCTTTGCTCAGGCGCTCATGTTCGTACCCGGATTGATGGCAAATGCTGAGAATTCAGTGATTAAATCAATAGGAGTTGCTTTTACTGATATTTTTGGTCTTTGGTATAATGTTTTATTTGCCGTTTTGATCATCATTTTTAGTTACTTTTACACAGCGATCACGATCCCAACAAATAAAATGGCCGATGATCTAAAGAGAGGCGGAGGTTTCGTACCCGGTATCAGACCAGGTAAGGATACTGCCGAATACCTCGATACGATTTTATCTCGTGTTACCCTTCCGGGTTCTTTATTCTTGGCGTTTTTGGCGATACTTCCTGCCATTATTACAAAAGCAGGAGTTCAACCAGGTTGGGCCATTTTCTATGGAGGGACCTCATTATTGATTATGGTAGGGGTTGCCATAGATACATTACAGCAAATTAACGCCCACTTGTTGAATCGTCATTACGATGGATTAATGAAATCGGGCTCTAAACGAAAAGTAGCTTATTAA
- the rpsD gene encoding 30S ribosomal protein S4 → MARYTGPKSKIARKFGEPIFGDDKALEKRNYPPGQHGANKRRGKQSEYALQLKEKQKAKYTYGILERQFRKLFEKSQRSKGITGEVLLQLCESRLDNVVYRLGISPSRSGARQLVSHRHITVNGEIVNIPSYLLKEGDVVGVREKSKSLTAIESSLAAKSNVYEWLSWNQETLEGRFVTVPERIQIPENINEQFIVELYSK, encoded by the coding sequence ATGGCAAGATATACAGGACCAAAATCAAAAATTGCCCGTAAGTTTGGAGAACCAATCTTCGGGGATGACAAAGCGTTAGAAAAAAGAAATTATCCTCCGGGACAACACGGAGCTAACAAAAGAAGAGGTAAGCAATCTGAATATGCACTTCAGTTAAAAGAGAAGCAAAAAGCGAAATATACTTATGGTATTTTAGAACGTCAATTCCGCAAGCTTTTTGAAAAATCTCAAAGAAGTAAAGGTATTACAGGTGAGGTTTTACTTCAATTATGTGAGTCTCGTTTAGACAATGTAGTATACAGACTGGGTATTTCTCCTTCAAGGAGTGGTGCGCGTCAATTGGTATCACACAGACATATTACTGTTAATGGTGAGATCGTGAATATTCCTTCTTATCTTTTAAAAGAAGGTGATGTTGTTGGAGTAAGAGAGAAATCAAAGTCTTTAACAGCCATTGAAAGTTCTTTAGCAGCTAAATCGAATGTTTATGAGTGGTTATCTTGGAATCAGGAAACCTTGGAAGGAAGATTTGTTACTGTTCCTGAAAGAATTCAAATTCCAGAAAACATTAACGAGCAGTTTATCGTTGAATTATACTCTAAATAA